In Kordia antarctica, the following proteins share a genomic window:
- a CDS encoding gliding motility protein RemB — MLRLKTSLFILIFLAFQIAFGQISTNDYEKYPVFTECENVEIANLESCFNTTLQAFIKEKFKLPEIITKENYTGELIVLFEVTKEGTFKVLYVDAVYEELKEEIKRVFGLLPKITAPTYSGKPAYMQFTMKLNIPLGSINSIEAPKTIQEKENALETAAKKEFGNVNKELEPYQDELYKSNLNVPFSHDMYAYFDRQINVVGTNSHTASKPYLYNTVTNYYDFNAQQTTLKKEASSWVGRKLWNEHLVTVKGKNYWFVIDPILDLQLGKNTGGEVDYTYNNTRGVQVQGGLGEGLNFSATIFESQGRFADYYNRYAESIKPSGGNPAIIPGRGIAKDFKTDAYDYPVAEGYISYAPNKMFNMQLGHGKNFIGDGYRSLFVSDATSPYPFVKLNTSFWKIKYTNTWMWLRDVRPEVTEDGAFLTKYIANHYLSWNVSEKLNIGLFESVVWKNDNNRGFDFNYVNPIIFYRAIEFSTGSRAGNAIVGLSSKYKWNDNVNFYGQFILDEFSLNDIKSGNQSWKNKYGFQLGAKYYNAFNVDNLLVQLEYNQVRPYTYSHNQVATNYGHNNQSLGHLWGANFREVIGIGRYNYKRWYGSAKLIYGQRGLDFDPTIDAASYGSDIYIDNDDRIGDTGIELLQGNKTNVFIGDLNVGYIVNPKTNLKIYANVTYRSFNPTANTLVNFKESTTWFNFGIRTDIFNWYFDF; from the coding sequence ATGCTTCGACTTAAAACGTCTCTTTTTATACTTATATTCTTAGCGTTTCAAATCGCGTTTGGACAAATATCAACGAACGATTACGAAAAATATCCTGTATTTACTGAATGTGAAAACGTAGAAATTGCAAATTTGGAAAGCTGTTTCAATACAACCTTGCAAGCGTTCATCAAGGAAAAATTCAAACTACCTGAAATTATCACAAAAGAAAATTATACAGGGGAACTCATCGTATTATTTGAAGTAACCAAAGAAGGCACATTTAAAGTTTTATATGTCGATGCAGTATATGAAGAACTCAAAGAGGAAATAAAACGTGTTTTTGGATTGCTTCCTAAAATTACGGCGCCAACATACAGCGGAAAACCTGCGTACATGCAGTTCACAATGAAACTCAACATTCCGTTGGGAAGTATAAATTCTATAGAAGCTCCAAAAACAATCCAAGAAAAAGAAAATGCGCTTGAAACTGCCGCCAAAAAAGAGTTTGGAAATGTAAATAAAGAATTAGAGCCGTATCAAGATGAATTATATAAAAGCAACTTGAATGTTCCGTTTTCGCATGACATGTACGCGTATTTTGATCGACAAATAAATGTAGTTGGTACAAACAGTCACACGGCTTCAAAACCATATTTGTATAACACAGTTACAAATTATTACGATTTTAACGCGCAACAAACAACACTCAAAAAAGAAGCTTCATCTTGGGTAGGACGTAAATTATGGAACGAACACTTAGTAACTGTCAAAGGAAAAAACTACTGGTTTGTAATAGATCCTATTTTAGACTTACAACTTGGGAAAAATACAGGCGGCGAAGTTGATTATACGTATAATAATACCAGAGGTGTTCAAGTGCAAGGTGGATTGGGCGAAGGATTAAACTTTTCGGCTACGATATTTGAAAGTCAAGGACGATTTGCAGATTATTACAACAGATATGCGGAAAGCATTAAACCATCTGGCGGAAATCCTGCGATAATTCCTGGGCGCGGAATTGCCAAAGATTTCAAAACAGATGCGTATGATTATCCTGTTGCAGAAGGATATATTTCGTATGCGCCAAACAAAATGTTTAATATGCAATTAGGTCACGGGAAAAATTTTATTGGCGATGGGTATCGCTCCTTATTTGTAAGTGATGCCACAAGTCCGTATCCTTTTGTAAAATTGAACACATCTTTCTGGAAAATAAAATACACGAATACCTGGATGTGGCTGCGCGATGTACGACCAGAAGTTACGGAAGATGGCGCTTTTCTAACAAAATATATTGCCAATCATTACTTAAGTTGGAATGTTTCCGAAAAATTAAACATTGGCTTATTTGAATCTGTTGTTTGGAAAAATGATAACAATCGCGGATTTGACTTTAACTATGTAAATCCGATCATATTTTACAGAGCAATTGAATTTTCAACAGGTTCACGAGCTGGAAATGCAATTGTCGGATTGAGTTCAAAATACAAATGGAATGACAATGTAAATTTTTATGGTCAATTTATTCTGGATGAATTCTCTTTAAATGATATCAAATCAGGAAATCAAAGTTGGAAAAATAAATATGGTTTTCAGCTTGGCGCGAAATATTACAACGCGTTTAACGTAGATAATTTATTAGTACAATTGGAATACAATCAGGTGCGTCCGTATACATATTCGCACAATCAAGTCGCTACAAACTACGGACACAATAATCAATCATTAGGGCATTTATGGGGCGCAAATTTCCGTGAAGTTATCGGAATTGGACGTTACAACTATAAACGTTGGTATGGAAGCGCGAAATTAATTTACGGACAAAGAGGATTGGATTTTGATCCAACAATAGATGCGGCAAGTTATGGAAGTGATATTTATATCGATAATGACGACAGAATAGGAGATACAGGCATTGAACTATTACAAGGAAATAAAACAAATGTATTTATTGGAGATTTGAACGTTGGTTACATTGTAAATCCAAAAACAAACTTAAAAATCTATGCCAATGTTACATACAGAAGTTTTAATCCAACTGCAAATACATTAGTAAATTTCAAAGAAAGTACCACATGGTTTAATTTTGGAATTCGAACCGATATTTTTAATTGGTATTTTGACTTTTAA
- a CDS encoding ABC transporter ATP-binding protein, with translation MIRIEELHKSYRMGSNNLHVLKGINLDIKEGEFVSIMGSSGSGKSTLLNIIGMLDEAEKGSYVLDGVPIKNLSEKKAAVYRNKFLGFIFQSFNLINYKNATENVALPLYYQGMSRKLRKEKALYYLEKVGLADWAHHLPSELSGGQKQRVAIARALASEPKVLLADEPTGALDTKTSNEVMEFLQGINDEGKTILVVTHEQDIANMTKRIVMLKDGKIVEDKFIEQVRASQYV, from the coding sequence ATGATTCGAATTGAAGAATTGCATAAGTCTTATCGTATGGGAAGTAACAATCTTCACGTACTAAAAGGAATCAATCTTGATATAAAAGAAGGAGAATTTGTTTCCATAATGGGTTCTTCGGGTTCAGGAAAATCTACACTACTAAACATCATCGGAATGCTTGATGAAGCTGAAAAAGGTTCATACGTATTAGATGGTGTTCCAATTAAAAACTTAAGTGAAAAAAAAGCAGCTGTATATCGTAACAAATTCTTAGGTTTCATCTTTCAATCATTCAACTTGATTAATTATAAAAATGCCACAGAAAACGTAGCATTGCCACTATATTATCAGGGAATGTCACGAAAACTCAGAAAAGAAAAAGCATTATATTACTTAGAAAAAGTTGGTTTAGCAGATTGGGCACATCACTTGCCAAGCGAACTTTCGGGAGGACAAAAACAACGTGTTGCCATTGCACGCGCATTGGCTTCAGAACCTAAAGTTTTACTTGCCGATGAGCCAACAGGAGCTTTAGATACCAAAACTTCCAATGAAGTAATGGAGTTTCTTCAAGGAATTAATGACGAAGGAAAAACAATATTAGTCGTAACACACGAACAAGACATTGCAAACATGACAAAAAGAATTGTGATGCTAAAAGATGGTAAAATTGTAGAAGATAAATTTATAGAACAAGTAAGAGCTTCACAATATGTTTGA
- a CDS encoding DUF420 domain-containing protein, with product MEATTDIEKKYKKWIIVLSIAIPLVVAVLFGVKIEGAEPLRFLPPIYATINGITAVLLVAAVIAIKNKKVKLHEMLMKTCIGLSVVFLGMYVAYHMTSESTEFGGEGMIRTVYFFILITHIVLSIVIIPLVLITFVKALAKRFDKHKKIAKITFPIWLYVAVTGVIVYLMISPYYA from the coding sequence ATGGAAGCGACAACTGACATTGAAAAAAAATATAAAAAGTGGATTATTGTGCTATCAATAGCAATTCCGTTAGTAGTAGCAGTTTTATTTGGAGTAAAAATAGAAGGTGCAGAACCATTGCGGTTTTTGCCGCCAATTTACGCGACAATAAACGGAATCACAGCAGTTTTATTAGTTGCAGCCGTAATTGCTATTAAAAACAAAAAAGTCAAGCTTCATGAAATGCTCATGAAAACCTGTATTGGACTTTCGGTGGTTTTCTTAGGAATGTATGTGGCGTATCATATGACTTCCGAATCTACTGAATTTGGCGGAGAAGGAATGATCAGAACTGTATATTTCTTTATTCTAATCACACATATTGTATTAAGTATCGTCATTATTCCATTAGTATTAATAACCTTTGTAAAAGCATTGGCAAAACGTTTTGACAAGCACAAAAAAATAGCTAAAATCACATTTCCAATTTGGTTATACGTAGCAGTAACAGGCGTTATTGTGTACCTAATGATTTCACCTTATTACGCATAA
- a CDS encoding energy transducer TonB: MEEKKNPDVDLRNNSLFYLALGFAFVTFFIWQGMEWTAYDEVAKEEAVTMIENEDEEMIMTQQLTQPPPPPPPPAPEIIEVVEDEEEVEETVIESTETTEEEVIQEVETVEIEEEEEIIEDVPFSVIEDAPIFPGCEKYSSKAERKKCMSEQVQKHVNKKFNTELAGDLDLTGVQKIFVVFKIDRQGNITDVRSRAPHPRLAQEAEKVIRSLPKMKPGKQRGKPVGVNYTLPIVFKVQD; encoded by the coding sequence ATGGAAGAAAAAAAGAATCCAGATGTTGATCTAAGAAATAATAGTCTTTTCTATCTTGCCTTAGGTTTTGCATTCGTTACATTTTTTATCTGGCAAGGTATGGAATGGACAGCTTACGACGAAGTTGCAAAAGAAGAAGCAGTTACCATGATTGAAAATGAAGATGAAGAAATGATCATGACGCAACAGTTAACTCAACCACCACCACCGCCACCACCACCAGCTCCAGAAATAATTGAAGTTGTAGAAGATGAGGAAGAAGTGGAAGAAACTGTTATCGAATCTACAGAAACAACAGAAGAAGAAGTAATTCAAGAAGTTGAAACTGTTGAAATTGAAGAAGAAGAAGAAATTATTGAAGATGTACCATTCTCAGTAATTGAAGATGCACCAATTTTTCCAGGATGTGAAAAATACAGTAGCAAAGCGGAACGTAAAAAATGTATGTCTGAACAAGTGCAAAAGCACGTAAACAAAAAGTTCAATACGGAACTCGCGGGTGATTTAGATTTAACAGGTGTACAAAAAATATTTGTAGTATTCAAAATCGATAGACAAGGTAATATTACAGATGTACGTTCTAGAGCACCACATCCAAGATTAGCACAAGAAGCTGAAAAAGTAATTAGAAGCTTGCCTAAAATGAAACCAGGGAAGCAAAGAGGAAAGCCAGTAGGTGTAAACTACACGTTACCAATTGTTTTCAAAGTGCAAGATTAA
- a CDS encoding MBL fold metallo-hydrolase, with protein MKFLKITLTLTFLMFISVGFAQKKEVEIKVNKVTDNVYMLIGQGGNIAISVGEDGVFMIDDQFAHLTPKILKAIETVTDKPIKFLINTHWHGDHTGGNENIHKEGAVIVAHENVRKRMSVEQFNKDRNKTTPASPKGALPVVTFSKDVSFHFNDEEIFIFHVHEAHTDGDAMVYFTKSNVLHMGDTYFQGKYPFIDLNSGGSTQGYIAAIKKALLLINEDTKVIPGHRNLSTKAELQEYLGMLESIEKKISAEIKAGKTEEEVTKNTTLTKKYDDLGYGDWFISGEVLRKTFYRSLQKPE; from the coding sequence ATGAAATTTCTAAAAATTACGCTCACACTTACTTTTCTCATGTTCATTTCTGTTGGTTTTGCTCAAAAGAAAGAAGTTGAAATTAAAGTGAATAAAGTTACCGACAATGTATATATGCTCATCGGACAAGGAGGAAATATCGCAATTTCAGTTGGTGAAGATGGTGTTTTTATGATTGATGACCAGTTTGCGCATTTGACACCAAAAATTTTAAAAGCTATTGAAACTGTTACCGACAAACCTATTAAGTTTTTAATTAATACGCATTGGCATGGCGATCATACTGGCGGAAACGAAAATATACATAAAGAAGGTGCTGTCATTGTAGCGCACGAGAATGTACGAAAACGCATGAGTGTGGAGCAATTCAATAAAGACCGAAACAAAACTACGCCAGCTTCTCCAAAAGGAGCTTTGCCAGTAGTAACTTTTTCAAAAGATGTTTCTTTCCATTTTAATGACGAAGAAATTTTTATTTTCCATGTGCATGAAGCGCATACAGATGGTGATGCAATGGTATATTTTACGAAAAGTAACGTATTACATATGGGCGATACGTATTTTCAAGGAAAGTATCCGTTTATCGATTTGAATTCTGGCGGAAGCACACAAGGATATATTGCCGCTATTAAAAAAGCATTGTTATTGATTAATGAAGATACGAAAGTGATTCCTGGACATAGAAATCTATCTACGAAAGCTGAATTACAAGAATATCTAGGAATGCTAGAAAGCATTGAGAAAAAAATTAGTGCTGAGATAAAAGCAGGGAAAACAGAAGAAGAAGTGACAAAAAATACGACTCTTACTAAAAAGTATGATGATTTAGGATATGGTGATTGGTTTATTTCTGGAGAAGTTTTAAGAAAAACTTTTTACAGAAGCTTACAAAAACCCGAGTAA
- a CDS encoding SCO family protein: protein MKKNYSYIGISLVILVFGIIFIPKIIQKIKDGSTVEKDRMNIEGTKRNTKLLYLEINGKARSVPEFLFTNQDSLEISNLDFKGKVTVMEFFFASCPTICPVMNTNMRLLDDEFHERDDFAIASFTIDPENDTPKALKEYAERYGVKSLNWHFLTGDIEKIHALSNVGFNIFASINPEVSGGFEHQGYFALIDKNGFIRSRMGQQGNPKIYYQGTDEKEVEMLKQDIKNLLEEE, encoded by the coding sequence ATGAAAAAAAATTATTCATACATAGGAATTTCTCTTGTAATCTTGGTCTTTGGAATCATATTCATTCCTAAAATTATACAGAAAATAAAAGATGGTTCAACTGTCGAAAAAGACAGAATGAACATCGAAGGAACGAAGCGAAATACAAAATTGCTCTATTTAGAAATTAATGGAAAAGCGCGCAGTGTTCCTGAATTTCTATTTACAAATCAAGACAGCTTAGAGATTTCAAATTTAGATTTTAAAGGGAAAGTTACCGTGATGGAATTTTTCTTTGCGTCCTGTCCAACAATCTGTCCTGTAATGAATACAAACATGCGATTACTTGATGATGAATTTCATGAAAGAGACGACTTTGCAATTGCTTCTTTTACGATAGATCCTGAAAATGATACACCAAAAGCGTTAAAAGAATATGCGGAACGTTATGGTGTAAAATCGCTCAATTGGCATTTCCTTACGGGAGATATAGAAAAAATTCATGCGTTGTCTAATGTAGGTTTCAACATCTTCGCAAGCATTAATCCGGAAGTATCAGGCGGATTTGAGCATCAAGGATATTTTGCGCTAATAGATAAGAATGGGTTCATTCGTTCGCGAATGGGACAACAGGGAAATCCTAAAATTTACTATCAAGGAACAGATGAGAAAGAAGTAGAAATGCTCAAACAAGACATTAAAAATTTACTAGAAGAAGAATAG
- a CDS encoding cytochrome C oxidase subunit IV family protein encodes MEHDNTHKLAIFRGTLKFKSNTQKIWGVLIFLSLITIVEVGFGIVKPAFLTENHFIGMKLLNWLFIILTLVKAYYIAWDFMHLRDEKSSLRRAVVWTGIFLVAYLLFILLQEGTYIEGIKTNGYVKWNF; translated from the coding sequence ATGGAACACGATAACACACATAAATTAGCAATATTTAGAGGAACATTAAAGTTCAAATCAAACACACAGAAAATTTGGGGTGTATTGATTTTTTTATCTCTAATCACAATTGTAGAAGTAGGATTTGGTATTGTAAAACCAGCTTTCCTTACAGAGAATCATTTCATTGGGATGAAATTGTTAAACTGGTTATTCATCATTTTAACATTAGTAAAAGCATATTATATTGCTTGGGATTTTATGCACTTGCGTGATGAAAAAAGTTCACTAAGAAGAGCCGTTGTTTGGACAGGTATTTTTTTAGTTGCCTATTTGCTTTTCATTTTATTGCAAGAAGGAACGTATATCGAAGGCATAAAAACAAATGGATATGTAAAGTGGAATTTCTAA
- a CDS encoding cytochrome c oxidase subunit 3 — protein MDLTQGTFEEKQDRSKKMMLWFAMISMFMMFAGLTSAYIVSQERPDWLANFELPTAFFYSTLVIVASSITFHLAKNAIQKGVHSTTTLYLLATLGLGIAFVILQFAGFNEIVESGYYFTGKGSSVTTSFLYIVTVVHLLHVAAGILVLLVVIYNHFKQKYKQGQTLGLELGAMFWHFLDFLWVFLFLFLYFLR, from the coding sequence ATGGATTTAACGCAAGGAACATTTGAAGAAAAGCAAGATAGATCAAAGAAAATGATGTTGTGGTTTGCTATGATTAGTATGTTTATGATGTTTGCAGGACTCACAAGTGCATATATTGTAAGTCAAGAACGTCCTGATTGGTTAGCAAATTTCGAATTACCAACAGCATTTTTTTATAGTACACTCGTAATTGTAGCAAGTAGTATTACATTTCATCTCGCCAAAAACGCGATTCAAAAAGGAGTACATTCAACAACAACATTATATTTATTAGCAACCTTAGGACTTGGAATTGCATTTGTAATTTTACAATTTGCAGGATTCAATGAAATCGTAGAAAGCGGCTATTATTTTACTGGGAAAGGAAGTTCGGTAACGACTTCTTTCTTGTATATTGTGACAGTTGTGCATTTACTGCACGTTGCTGCTGGTATTTTGGTGTTATTAGTTGTAATTTATAATCATTTTAAACAAAAGTATAAACAAGGGCAAACGCTTGGTTTAGAACTAGGTGCAATGTTTTGGCATTTCCTAGATTTTCTATGGGTCTTCTTGTTTCTGTTTTTATATTTCTTAAGATAA
- a CDS encoding cytochrome c oxidase subunit 3 produces the protein MKATVSNTDTEGKVWGGGNQPLKASYGKLMMWFFLLSDALTFSGFLAAYGFSRFKFIDSWPIADEVYNHFPFFHGDHPMYFVALMTFILIASSVTMVLAVDAGHHMNKAKVTFYMFLTIIGGAIFLGSQAWEWTNFIQGSYGALETKGGQILQFVDTHMEEGDEKMHRVSVEDFATASHKERVRHESKEGLWFTSEAALPTYSVQDVITGFNTKENLAVRTQELMPNVADLKTSENPADVAKAARYESLYMNADKTGQKGVLTRAGSEKALKDAVVYVKGANLVHNEYGNRLFGDFFFFITGFHGFHVFSGVIFNIIIFFNVILGTYDRRKNNYEMVEKVGLYWHFVDLVWVFVFTFFYLV, from the coding sequence ATGAAAGCTACTGTTTCAAATACAGATACTGAAGGTAAAGTTTGGGGAGGCGGAAATCAGCCGCTAAAAGCCAGCTACGGAAAATTGATGATGTGGTTCTTTTTGCTATCTGATGCACTGACATTCTCAGGGTTTTTAGCCGCGTACGGATTCTCAAGATTTAAATTTATCGATTCTTGGCCAATTGCCGATGAAGTGTACAATCACTTTCCGTTTTTTCACGGAGATCATCCAATGTACTTCGTTGCCTTAATGACATTTATATTAATTGCTTCCTCTGTAACGATGGTATTAGCTGTAGATGCTGGTCACCATATGAATAAGGCGAAAGTAACTTTTTATATGTTTCTTACCATTATTGGTGGAGCAATATTCTTAGGTTCACAAGCGTGGGAATGGACAAACTTTATTCAAGGTTCTTATGGAGCGTTGGAAACAAAAGGTGGTCAAATACTTCAGTTTGTGGATACTCACATGGAAGAAGGTGATGAAAAAATGCATCGCGTTTCTGTGGAAGATTTCGCAACAGCGTCACACAAAGAAAGAGTACGACACGAAAGCAAAGAAGGACTTTGGTTTACATCTGAAGCTGCATTGCCTACATATTCTGTACAAGATGTAATCACAGGATTTAACACAAAAGAAAACTTAGCCGTAAGAACGCAAGAGTTAATGCCAAATGTAGCAGACTTAAAAACTTCGGAAAATCCTGCAGATGTAGCGAAAGCAGCACGTTACGAAAGTTTATACATGAATGCTGATAAAACAGGGCAAAAAGGAGTGCTAACAAGAGCAGGATCTGAAAAAGCATTAAAAGACGCCGTTGTATATGTAAAAGGTGCAAACCTTGTTCACAACGAATACGGAAATAGATTATTTGGAGATTTCTTCTTCTTTATCACAGGATTCCACGGATTCCACGTATTTTCAGGAGTTATTTTCAATATCATTATTTTCTTCAATGTCATCTTAGGAACGTATGATAGAAGAAAAAATAACTACGAAATGGTAGAAAAGGTTGGACTTTACTGGCACTTTGTAGATTTAGTTTGGGTATTTGTATTTACATTCTTCTACCTAGTTTAA
- a CDS encoding VanZ family protein has translation MGKYLFSALAIAWTITITILSLISLEGAPKMGISFADKLAHGLVYFVAAIVWFLAFSRGITNTFLQKNALLLSAIVSIIYGICVEIMQETLVDNRQGDWQDVLANTTGTILAILLIKYAVINRRKLKIGN, from the coding sequence TTGGGTAAGTATCTATTTTCAGCGCTAGCAATAGCTTGGACAATTACGATTACAATCCTTAGTTTAATATCGTTAGAAGGAGCGCCTAAAATGGGCATTTCTTTTGCAGACAAACTAGCGCACGGATTGGTATACTTTGTGGCTGCTATTGTTTGGTTTCTAGCATTTTCAAGAGGAATCACCAATACGTTTTTACAGAAAAATGCGCTACTACTAAGTGCTATTGTTTCTATTATTTATGGAATTTGTGTAGAAATCATGCAAGAAACATTAGTAGACAATCGACAAGGAGATTGGCAAGATGTTTTAGCAAATACAACTGGCACAATACTTGCAATACTACTCATAAAATACGCTGTTATAAACAGAAGAAAGTTAAAAATAGGAAATTAA
- a CDS encoding energy transducer TonB: protein MKNVNHTENVNAIGVQESHLARKNDLKIQRNPLLRFSVSLALSLFIVYTVFQIQTETEVVEVVTAELMEKDTTPYVPVFQEEVVVVKQIDPEPTIKPTLIIDVIEPVDNDTKLKKQILETTITPKKVTSLVNKDDVPVMSEGRDENIEVPFAFIEDAPIYPGCEKYKSKEERKKCMSEKIQKHVNKKFNTGLAQDLGLDEGKKRINILFVIDENGNVTGIQSHAPHPELQKEAERVIRLLPKMEPGKQRNQNVKVKYTLPIIFRVN, encoded by the coding sequence ATGAAAAATGTCAATCACACAGAAAATGTGAACGCTATTGGTGTACAAGAAAGTCACCTAGCTAGAAAGAACGATTTAAAAATCCAACGAAATCCTTTGTTAAGATTCTCAGTAAGTCTCGCGCTGAGTTTATTTATTGTGTACACCGTATTTCAAATTCAAACTGAAACGGAAGTTGTAGAAGTAGTCACAGCAGAATTGATGGAGAAAGACACTACTCCGTATGTGCCAGTTTTTCAAGAAGAAGTTGTGGTGGTAAAACAGATTGATCCAGAGCCAACAATCAAACCAACATTGATTATTGATGTAATTGAACCTGTTGATAATGATACAAAACTCAAAAAACAGATTTTAGAAACAACTATAACGCCAAAAAAAGTTACTTCACTTGTAAATAAAGATGATGTGCCTGTAATGAGCGAAGGTCGTGATGAGAACATAGAAGTTCCTTTTGCATTTATAGAGGACGCGCCAATTTACCCAGGTTGTGAAAAATATAAAAGCAAAGAAGAACGTAAAAAGTGCATGTCAGAAAAGATTCAGAAGCATGTAAACAAAAAATTTAATACTGGTTTGGCACAAGACTTAGGGTTGGATGAAGGTAAAAAGCGTATTAATATATTATTTGTGATTGATGAAAACGGAAACGTAACAGGAATTCAATCGCACGCGCCGCATCCAGAACTACAAAAAGAAGCAGAACGTGTAATACGATTACTTCCTAAAATGGAACCGGGAAAACAACGAAATCAAAATGTAAAAGTGAAATATACATTGCCAATCATTTTTAGAGTAAATTAA
- the gcvH gene encoding glycine cleavage system protein GcvH, translating into MNIPADLKYTNDHEWVKIEGDVATVGITDFAQGELGDIVYVDVDTLDEEVAKDEVFGTVEAVKTVSDLFMPLSGEVIEFNEGLEDEPEAVNKDAYGSGWMIKIKLSDVSEVEGLLSAEAYKELIVG; encoded by the coding sequence ATGAATATACCAGCAGACCTAAAATATACAAATGACCACGAATGGGTTAAAATTGAAGGTGACGTTGCAACCGTTGGAATTACGGATTTTGCACAAGGTGAATTAGGAGACATTGTATATGTTGATGTTGATACATTAGATGAAGAAGTTGCCAAAGATGAGGTTTTTGGAACTGTGGAAGCTGTAAAAACAGTCTCTGACCTATTCATGCCATTATCTGGAGAAGTTATAGAATTCAATGAAGGTTTAGAAGATGAGCCAGAAGCTGTAAACAAAGATGCGTATGGTAGTGGTTGGATGATTAAAATTAAACTTTCTGATGTTTCAGAAGTAGAAGGTTTGTTGAGTGCTGAAGCATATAAAGAGTTAATAGTTGGGTAA
- the cyoE gene encoding heme o synthase codes for MNTLKKTYTFSSIVEDFKQLTKVGLAISVVFSSLAGYLLGVDAENGVDFKVLGLLALGGYFMVGASNAYNQIIERDLDALMDRTKNRPIPAGRMSVTTAFIIATIFTVLGIGILYTINPQTAMFGAISIFLYTCVYTPLKTKTPLAVFVGALPGAIPFMLGWVAATDDFGIEPGTLFMIQFFWQFPHFWAIGWFLFEDYKKGGFFMLPTGKKNKATALQIIMYTIWLILISVFPVTGLTGELKLSIVAAILVFISGIGLLYYGIRLYKNMDNKSAKALMLASVGYITLIQILFVVDKFLR; via the coding sequence TTGAATACACTCAAAAAAACATACACATTCTCTTCAATAGTAGAAGATTTTAAACAACTTACAAAAGTAGGATTAGCAATTAGTGTTGTTTTTTCTTCTTTGGCAGGATATTTATTAGGTGTCGATGCTGAAAATGGTGTAGATTTCAAAGTATTAGGTTTACTTGCCTTAGGCGGTTATTTCATGGTTGGTGCTTCTAATGCATACAATCAAATCATTGAACGTGATTTAGATGCTTTAATGGATCGCACAAAAAACAGACCAATTCCAGCAGGACGAATGTCTGTCACAACCGCTTTTATCATTGCCACTATATTTACTGTATTAGGAATAGGAATTTTATACACTATAAATCCTCAAACAGCGATGTTTGGCGCTATTTCTATTTTTTTATATACCTGTGTGTATACACCATTAAAAACAAAAACACCTTTAGCGGTATTTGTTGGCGCATTGCCAGGTGCAATTCCTTTTATGCTAGGTTGGGTAGCGGCTACGGATGATTTTGGAATAGAACCAGGAACACTATTTATGATTCAATTCTTCTGGCAATTTCCGCACTTTTGGGCAATTGGTTGGTTTTTATTTGAAGATTATAAAAAAGGTGGATTCTTTATGTTGCCAACAGGAAAAAAGAACAAAGCAACAGCATTACAAATTATTATGTATACGATTTGGTTAATTTTAATCTCAGTATTTCCCGTAACAGGACTTACTGGTGAATTGAAACTTTCTATAGTTGCAGCAATATTAGTATTCATTTCAGGAATTGGATTGTTATATTATGGAATCCGATTATACAAAAACATGGACAACAAATCTGCGAAAGCACTCATGTTGGCAAGTGTTGGTTATATCACATTAATACAAATACTATTTGTAGTAGATAAATTTTTACGCTAA